The genomic window TGCCCCAAATCCGTAAAATCATGTGGAGAAGAACCGCTCATCAGATTCTCGAGGACGGCTACATCTATTCGAGAGACTCCTGTACCGATATCGTTATCCTTTTCATGGCACTGTGCAAGAGCCTGGGGCGAGAGACCCGTTTCGTGAAGGTCAGGAAGCATAACGGCGATCCGGAAATGCACTCCATTGCGGAGATCCGATTGCCGAAACCTTACGGTTGGTACATCTTCGACCTGGCCTACGACAATCCGCCCGAGAAGGGGAGAATGACCCCCGGCTCCGTCTACCGAGGCTGGGAACTCTGGAGGAAGGGAAGGGACTCGTGGGACCTTGGCCTGTGGAAATACCGGGACAGGCACAAGATCTTCGCCCGCCCCTCATCCGCCTCCGGAAAATGAGGCTCTCTTCCCGCGGTTCCGCTCCACTCCGGACCGCGTTCAGTGCATCGGCGACAGCACCTGTTTCAGGAACTGCCGGGACCGCTCATGCTTTGGAGCTCTGAAGAACTCCGAAGGCTCGGCTTCTTCCAGTACGGCGCCGTTGTCGATGAACACGATTCGGTCCGAAACCTCCCCGGCAAAACCCATCTCGTGAGTGACGACGACCATCGTCATTCCTGTCTGAGCGAGATCCCGCATGACCGTCAGAACCTCGCCGATCATCTCCGGGTCGAGGGCCGACGTCGGCTCGTCAAAAAGCATGATCCTGGGTTTCATCGCAAGGGCTCGGGCGATTGCCACCCGCTGCTGCTGCCCCCCGGAGAGTTGAGACGGGTAGGAATTGTGCTTTTCCGCCAGGCCGACCCGTTCGAGCAAGGCCATGGCCTGATTGTGGGCTTCTTTCTTGTCCAGTCCGCGAATCTTGATCGGCGCCAGGGTGATGTTGCGCAAGGCGGTGAGGTGCGGGTACAGGTTGAACTGTTGAAAAACGAATCCGATTTCAGCACGGAGCCTGTGGATATCCGTTTTCGAGTCCGATAGGTCCATGCCGTCGACAATGAGGCGTCCGCGGTCAATGGGTTCGAGACGGTTGATGGTCCGGATCAGGGTGGACTTGCCGGAGCCCGAGGGCCCGCAGACCACCACCACTTTCCCCTGTGCAATGTGAAGGTTCACGTCGTTGAGGACGTGGAGCCGACCGAACCACTTGTGAACGCCCAGGAATCGAATCATTTCACCCAATCCGCGTCATGGAGCCGTATTGTCCCCGGATAGGAGGCCCCGGCCTCGTCTTTGCCGGGACGCACATTGATCGTGGCGGTCCGCGAGCCGACCGCATATCGTCTGTGCAGGGGGCGATGAGCGCACGGGTGTTTCATGAAAAGGCTGAATCGGCAGGACCGCGGGGTACGCCGCGCTGTTTTGTATACATGAGCTTCCGGGAGAAATCAAGGCACCCCGACAGGCATCCCGCGAGGCGCTTCCCGGCACGGCGGGAACACGGGGGCGCCGGTCTTCGTGGGCTCACGACCGGGTTGGTTTGCCCCCGTTCGGCGCGCCGGCGTTTCAATGCCGCTCCGGCACAGCCGTGCTCTTCGGCTGGTGGAATGCGGCGCGGCGGACGACTGGAGGAAGCGGCCTGCGTTCCGAAACGGATCCCCCGGTGACGGTATGGTGCCGGCGCCGGCAAAAAATGAGAGCCGGAAGGGGGCCTCCGGCTCTCCATGGATAAAATGAGAAACCAACTCTCTTGCAAACTATTCTCCAACTCGAGCGGAAAAAATGGAATCGGGTGAAACAGGTATTTTGGCCCGACAATCACAGTATTTCGTCCCCGGGGCCGACGGAGGCGCGCTACCGCCCACCCGCGCGGCGTCACCGTGACTTCGCGTTGCCGCTCGCCGCGCTCGGGCCGGAAAACCCTCCGCCCGAACCCATCGGAGCTTGCCCGCGCCCGCCAGTCCCGGACCTCATGGACGGGAGATGTTCGGGTTTACGGTGAACACCGGCACGGGTGAATTCTTCACCACCCGCTCCGCAACGCTCCCAAATGGAAATATGGCCTTCATGCCGTGCGTGGCCATGACCACCAAATCGGCGCCGATGGTCCTGATTGCCGTCAGGATTTCCTGCGCCGGATCACCCTGCATAATGTGAATGAAATACCGGGCACAACCGGTCAGCTTCCTGGAACACAATTCCTCCAGGCGTTCCCTCGACAGCTTAAGCCCGAATTCGTGTATTTCCTTCACGTGTTTCGGATCGAGTCCGCTCCCCCAGTAATGTTCGAACCTGGACAGGTCTTCGGAGACGTGAAGCAGATGCACTTCAGCGTCATACTTCCGGCTCAGTGAAACGACATAAGGTTCCGCGACCGATGCAGCCTTGGAAAAATCGGTCGGCCAAAGGATTTTTTCGATCTTCATGGACGCCTCCGCCCCGGAACTCCCCACCCCGATTCACGTTTTGCGCCTCACCCGCTTCGTCGGGCGTTCCCCTCCGGAGAACGACGCCGACTCCGGAGGTTGAATGAAACCGGATTCGGCGTCGTTGTCTTTCTCAAACATAAGGGCGGTTTCCGAAAGCGGCAATCCGGCCTCCGGCCTCCGCGCGAGGCCGAGTCCCGGATAAGATGTGTCGAGGCAGGCTATGCCCGGGATGAGGCCGACCGGAGCTTCGTTTGAAATCCCGCCGTCACGGCAAGATTCTTCTTCAACATCAGCTCCTCATCGGAGAGGCCGAAAGCAATCCCCATGAGTTGCGTGACGTACAGGACCGACTTGCTCATATCTTTGCCGAGCAGACGTGACGCCTTGTTCTGCTGGCTGTCCAGATTCATCTGGCACATCGGGCAGATGGTGAGAATGCAATCGGCTTCACTTGCTCCATTGAGCAAGTTCGCCACGAGTTTCAAAGCCACCTCGCTCTTGGTGGTCATCAATCCCGCCCCGCAGCACTTCGCTCCCATCGTCCAAGGGTAGACTTCGGCTCCGAGAGCCCGGATGAGGGGTTCCATCGAAACGGGAAACTGGGGATCGTCGGCGTCGGAATAGGGCCGTGCGAACTGGCAACCGTAATACGGGACGATTCTCATGCCCGAGAGCTTATTCTTCACGTTGGCCGCGATGGACTCGGGCCCGAAGTCTCTGACCAGCACGTCGAGGAGGTGCCGAACCTTTATTCCTCCCCCGTATCGAAGATTCTCTTCCGCCAGGACCACGTTGATTTTTTCGCGAATATCCGTACTGCGGTTCATGTGGTCGTCAACTCTTTTCAAGTTGAGATAACAGGCGTTGCAGGGTACGAGGACATCCGACCGGGGGGATTGTTTTCCGGCGATGGCGAGGTTCCTCGCCGGCAGGGCCAGCGACAGCAGATAGCTGATCGCATCCCCGGCGCTCGCGCCGCAGCATGTCCAGTCTTCGATCTCGGCCAGCTCCGCTCCAAGTGAATGCATCACGGCCCTGACCGAGGCGTCGTATTCGGACGCGGTTCCTTCCAGTGAACAGCCGGGGTAGTATAAGTACTTCATGATTCGGACTCCAGTTCGCGAACTTTTCGAAACAGACCGTCAAGCTTGCCCTTGGCAAAGAGAGCCGGCATCTGCGGGCTGATCTTTCCCTTGCGCAGAAGCTTCACGCCGAGCGAGGCGAAACGCAGCGGGGCGACCGGATGCTTCAGGCGCAGAAAGAACCGCGTCATCATGTCCATCTCCCTGACTCTCCCGTAACGGCGTATGTTGTCGACGAACGTGCTGTAAAAGACCGGACTCGTTTTGCTCCGATAGGTTCCGCGGGCGAAGGCGATTCGCTTGAGTGCCTGGATGGTTTCGGTCAGGGGCAGTCCGCGCGGGCATCGCAACGTGCAGTAATAGCAGCTTGAGCACATCCAAAAGGTTGTGCTGCGAAAGATTTCATCCTGTTCGCCCAGTTGCACGAGCCTCCACAACTGTCGCGGAGTGTAATCCATGGCAAATGCATTGGCGCAGGAACCGGTACAGGTGCCGCACTGCATGCAGGCGGAGACCTTTTCCGCGATGGGGTCCAGCGGACCAGCGGCGGCGGAGCCGCCATGAGCCGTGGTTGCGCCCGAGCTTTGTTCGTTCATGTGTACCATCTCCTTGTCGGGAAATGCTCCAAATGGTGCCCGGACCGAGCGCGGAAGTCCTCCCATGGAAGCCTTTCGCTCGGGCACGGTCCGCGCCGGTTATCGGCAAGAAACGCGATGAATCAGTCCAGGGCGGCATCCAGCACGGCATGCACCTGCCTGTCCTGGAAGCCGTGCAGGATGGCCGCGCCGTTGGGGCACGCCGCGGAGCATGCTCCGCAACCCTGGCACACGAATTCATCCACAACGATTCGTTCTTCTTCCTCGTCATACCACCTGGCGTGGAACGGACACGCGACCACGCATCTTTCGCAGAGCGAGCAGAGGCTGTGACGGACGGACGCGGTGACCGAGGCGGAAGTCAACCGGCCCCTTCTGAGGACGCCCAGGGCGCGCTGTGCCGCTGCTTCGGCCATGGCCACGGATTCCGGTACCGTCCTCGGCGAATGGGCGGTGCCGCACAGGAAAACCCCGCTCTTCATGGTGTCCACGGGCCGCCATTTGTATTCGGCTTCGCGCAGGAAGCCGTGTTCATCGGTCTCGAGGCCGAAGATGTCCGCGAGCCCGTGGCTGTCGTTGGGGACCATTCCCGTGCCGAGAACCACAAGGTCCGGTTCCAGAACGAGTTCCCTGCCCAGAACCGGATCGTAGGTCACAAGTTTCAACCGGCCGTTTTCATCGGAGACCCGGGGCTTCCGGTCCGTTTCGTAACGGACGAACAGCACGCCCTCCCGCCTGGCACGGGTGTAGTGTTCCTCGAAAAGCCCGTAGGTCATGATGTCCCGATAAAGAATATAGACGGCCGTATCCGGGTTGCGCTCCTTCAACTGGAAAGCGTTCTTCAACGCGGAAAGACAGCAGACACGGCTGCAGTAGTTGCGGCTGCCTTCGCGCGATTCGACGCACTGGATCATGACCACGGTGCCGAGACCGCTCGCATCCAGCTTCCCCGAGTGGAATTGGTCTTCGAATTCCATCTGGGTCACCACCGCATCGTTACGACCGTGGAGATAGGCTTCCGAGTTGAATTCCACGCCCCCGGTGCTCAGGATGGCGACCCCGTGTTCGATGGATTCTCCCGACCCGTCTTGAGTTTCCACAGTGGTGACGAAATGACCCAGTCGCCCCTGCGAGTGAACCACCCTCGTACCTGTATGGACGGTGATGTGGGGATGGTTGGCCACGGCTGACAGGGTTTTCTCGAGGAGCGCTTCGGGTTGCGGTTCCTGCAGGAATCGTTTGAGCAGGCGGAGGTTTCCTCCGAGCTCGGGATTCCGCTCGATGAGATGGACCTTGTATCCGTGATCGGCAACCGACAGTGCGGCGGTCATTCCGGATATCCCTCCACCGACGATCAGTGCCGCCGGAACGGCTTCATCCCTGGTCCGCGGAAACGGCTCCGCTCCTTTGAGCTTGGCGGCCGCCATGCTGAGGACCGCATAAACGGCGGAGCGAGGGCCCTGTTCCGAGGACTCCGGCTGCGAGTGAACCGGGGTGTGAATGTCCGTCACCTCCATGAACGCCGGATCGAGCTTGAGCGACTTGCCCAACTCGCGGAGCTTTCTCCGGTAGACATAGGGCATGCAGGCTCCGATCAAAACTCTGTTGGCTCCCGTGCTTGCGAGCGCTTCTTCCAGTTGTGCCCAGCCGGCGCGTGTACAGAGCCGGTCGATGGTGAATCCGTGAGCCGCGTACCCGTCCTGTGTGAGGTCCGCAATCAGCGACGTCGGGTCCACCTTTTCCGCAATGGCGCCCCCGCAGCTGCAAATGGCCACGGCAAGACGCGAGGGCTCCCGGGAGACATCGCGGAACATCTCCTCCGGTTCGGATATCTCGACGAGACTCTTCCCCTTGGAATGGAGCAGCAACGATGCGCTCAGCGAGGCGGAATTCGCCTGGATCACGGATTCCGAGATGTCTTTCGGGCTGGAGGCGGAGCCGCTCACAAACACCCCATCCCTTGCGGTACGGTTGGACGAGTAGTCCTGAACCCGGCAGAATCCCGCCTGGTTCAGCTCGATTCCGACCGTTGCGGCGAGCTCTTCGAGCCCGCCCCCGGGCTTCTGACCCACCGCAAGGACCGCCAGGTCGAAGGGCTCGTCGTGCATGGCGCCGTCGGCGTCCGCGAAAGCGATCCTGATTCCGCCCGCATCGCCGCCCGGCTCCACCGAATGCACCCGGCTTCTCACGAAGCCGATGCCGTGTTCCCGCTCGGCGTTATCGCGGTACTGCTGGAAATCCTTCCCGAAGGTGCGCATGTCCATGTAGAAGATCATCGCCTCAACGGCCCCGTCGGTCTTCTGCTTGGCCAGGACGGCTTCCTTGATGGAGAACATGCAGCAGACGGACGAACAGTGGGGAGCGCCTTCCGCCAGGTTGCGGGACCCCACGCACTGGAGCCACGCGATCCTCCGGATCGGTTTCCCGTCACTGGGCCTTAGCAGCTGTCCGCCGGTGGGACCCGTACCGCTGATGAGCCGTTCGAATTCGACGCTGGTCACCACGTCCGGCAGGGTTCCGTATTCGTAGGTGTTGGCTCCCGCCCGCGGATCGGCGGGCACCGCGCCGGTGGCCAGTATCACGGCCCCGACTTCCACCCGGCGCTCGGGGACTTCGAGAGTGGCCTGGTAGGTTTGTACGGCCATTTCCGTGAGCGCCTCGATGTCGAACGGTTTCATGATGTAGTCTTTGGCTCCCACCTTCATGGCCTCGACGGCCGTTTCGATCGTGGCGTAAGCGGTCATCATGACCGCCGGGAGCTCGGGATGCATTTCCTTGGCGATCTTGAGCACCTCGACGCCGTCCATTCCGGGCATTTTGACGTCCAGAAACAGGAGCCCGTAAGACTGCCGGCCAAGCATTTCGACCGCCTCGGCGCCGGATGCCGCCATATCCACCGCAAAACCCGCCTCATCGAGCCATTCCTTGATCGAGTCGCGCACCACCAGTTCA from Syntrophobacter fumaroxidans MPOB includes these protein-coding regions:
- a CDS encoding transglutaminase domain-containing protein; this translates as MKNKSGRNAVTQLKATKLIKSFVEGMKLETLDDLIALKVKMRSVLNTIPYEESIVPQIRKIMWRRTAHQILEDGYIYSRDSCTDIVILFMALCKSLGRETRFVKVRKHNGDPEMHSIAEIRLPKPYGWYIFDLAYDNPPEKGRMTPGSVYRGWELWRKGRDSWDLGLWKYRDRHKIFARPSSASGK
- a CDS encoding amino acid ABC transporter ATP-binding protein, coding for MIRFLGVHKWFGRLHVLNDVNLHIAQGKVVVVCGPSGSGKSTLIRTINRLEPIDRGRLIVDGMDLSDSKTDIHRLRAEIGFVFQQFNLYPHLTALRNITLAPIKIRGLDKKEAHNQAMALLERVGLAEKHNSYPSQLSGGQQQRVAIARALAMKPRIMLFDEPTSALDPEMIGEVLTVMRDLAQTGMTMVVVTHEMGFAGEVSDRIVFIDNGAVLEEAEPSEFFRAPKHERSRQFLKQVLSPMH
- a CDS encoding universal stress protein — its product is MKIEKILWPTDFSKAASVAEPYVVSLSRKYDAEVHLLHVSEDLSRFEHYWGSGLDPKHVKEIHEFGLKLSRERLEELCSRKLTGCARYFIHIMQGDPAQEILTAIRTIGADLVVMATHGMKAIFPFGSVAERVVKNSPVPVFTVNPNISRP
- a CDS encoding CoB--CoM heterodisulfide reductase iron-sulfur subunit B family protein, coding for MKYLYYPGCSLEGTASEYDASVRAVMHSLGAELAEIEDWTCCGASAGDAISYLLSLALPARNLAIAGKQSPRSDVLVPCNACYLNLKRVDDHMNRSTDIREKINVVLAEENLRYGGGIKVRHLLDVLVRDFGPESIAANVKNKLSGMRIVPYYGCQFARPYSDADDPQFPVSMEPLIRALGAEVYPWTMGAKCCGAGLMTTKSEVALKLVANLLNGASEADCILTICPMCQMNLDSQQNKASRLLGKDMSKSVLYVTQLMGIAFGLSDEELMLKKNLAVTAGFQTKLRSASSRA
- a CDS encoding 4Fe-4S dicluster domain-containing protein encodes the protein MNEQSSGATTAHGGSAAAGPLDPIAEKVSACMQCGTCTGSCANAFAMDYTPRQLWRLVQLGEQDEIFRSTTFWMCSSCYYCTLRCPRGLPLTETIQALKRIAFARGTYRSKTSPVFYSTFVDNIRRYGRVREMDMMTRFFLRLKHPVAPLRFASLGVKLLRKGKISPQMPALFAKGKLDGLFRKVRELESES
- a CDS encoding response regulator codes for the protein MNQKGASALVIGAGISGIRSALDLAEMGHHVLLVDKAPNLGGTLRQLDHQFPTDHCGMCRMLPMTERDTCSQFCLRKGLFHDNIEIMLSTELAALQGEPGKFVATLRYRPSLIDPERCNGCGECTRVCPVEVPDEFNAGLATRKAVYLPVPHNLPNSYVIDTDACNHCGACQNACPTGAIDLNLEARRSFRILVVDDELVVRDSIKEWLDEAGFAVDMAASGAEAVEMLGRQSYGLLFLDVKMPGMDGVEVLKIAKEMHPELPAVMMTAYATIETAVEAMKVGAKDYIMKPFDIEALTEMAVQTYQATLEVPERRVEVGAVILATGAVPADPRAGANTYEYGTLPDVVTSVEFERLISGTGPTGGQLLRPSDGKPIRRIAWLQCVGSRNLAEGAPHCSSVCCMFSIKEAVLAKQKTDGAVEAMIFYMDMRTFGKDFQQYRDNAEREHGIGFVRSRVHSVEPGGDAGGIRIAFADADGAMHDEPFDLAVLAVGQKPGGGLEELAATVGIELNQAGFCRVQDYSSNRTARDGVFVSGSASSPKDISESVIQANSASLSASLLLHSKGKSLVEISEPEEMFRDVSREPSRLAVAICSCGGAIAEKVDPTSLIADLTQDGYAAHGFTIDRLCTRAGWAQLEEALASTGANRVLIGACMPYVYRRKLRELGKSLKLDPAFMEVTDIHTPVHSQPESSEQGPRSAVYAVLSMAAAKLKGAEPFPRTRDEAVPAALIVGGGISGMTAALSVADHGYKVHLIERNPELGGNLRLLKRFLQEPQPEALLEKTLSAVANHPHITVHTGTRVVHSQGRLGHFVTTVETQDGSGESIEHGVAILSTGGVEFNSEAYLHGRNDAVVTQMEFEDQFHSGKLDASGLGTVVMIQCVESREGSRNYCSRVCCLSALKNAFQLKERNPDTAVYILYRDIMTYGLFEEHYTRARREGVLFVRYETDRKPRVSDENGRLKLVTYDPVLGRELVLEPDLVVLGTGMVPNDSHGLADIFGLETDEHGFLREAEYKWRPVDTMKSGVFLCGTAHSPRTVPESVAMAEAAAQRALGVLRRGRLTSASVTASVRHSLCSLCERCVVACPFHARWYDEEEERIVVDEFVCQGCGACSAACPNGAAILHGFQDRQVHAVLDAALD